From a region of the Streptomyces sp. B21-083 genome:
- a CDS encoding sugar phosphate isomerase/epimerase family protein, translating to MIRTQHTDPELARRLSRRGMLGVAAGATAAALLGAASPAIAATSPQTAGAGRGRPVLPPGRLGIQLYSLRDKVSTLGFAPVFAELKKYGYDEVEFAGYTQGSAGPITLAQLKRLARDHGLNPIGSHVGYYADDPNAYTFAQNLDKVLDDAQALGLKHIGTASGPFRYGSTVDAWKRAAEEFNTYGAAARARGMKFYQHNHSEEFSFATDNPKVRLYDVLLAETDPRLVYLEMDIFWAYSGQFRFSKRPDGTPAPFEPLDYVLRQPDRYPLFHVKDGVSDPGNQYGYRMTDVGDGDIDYQRFISGVTRLRGHRLAHHWQAEHDNPTESFTFARRSSEHLHSLREKC from the coding sequence TCGCCCGCCGCCTCAGCCGAAGAGGCATGCTCGGCGTGGCCGCGGGCGCCACCGCCGCCGCTCTCCTCGGGGCCGCCTCCCCGGCCATCGCGGCCACCTCGCCACAGACCGCCGGCGCCGGCCGCGGCCGTCCCGTCCTGCCGCCCGGCCGACTCGGCATCCAGCTGTACAGCCTCCGCGACAAGGTCTCCACCCTGGGCTTCGCACCCGTCTTCGCCGAACTGAAGAAGTACGGCTACGACGAGGTCGAGTTCGCCGGATACACCCAGGGCTCCGCCGGCCCCATCACCCTCGCCCAGCTCAAGCGGCTCGCCCGCGACCACGGCCTGAACCCGATCGGCAGCCATGTCGGCTACTACGCCGACGACCCGAACGCGTACACCTTCGCGCAGAACCTCGACAAGGTTCTCGACGACGCACAGGCCCTCGGCCTCAAGCACATCGGCACGGCCTCGGGCCCGTTCCGCTACGGCTCCACCGTCGACGCCTGGAAGCGGGCGGCGGAGGAGTTCAACACGTACGGCGCGGCGGCCAGGGCACGCGGCATGAAGTTCTACCAGCACAACCACTCCGAGGAGTTCTCCTTCGCCACCGACAACCCGAAGGTCCGGCTCTACGACGTCCTGCTCGCCGAGACCGATCCCAGGCTCGTGTACCTGGAGATGGACATCTTCTGGGCGTACTCGGGCCAGTTCCGCTTCTCGAAGCGGCCCGACGGCACACCGGCGCCCTTCGAGCCCCTCGACTACGTCCTCAGGCAGCCCGACCGCTACCCCCTCTTCCACGTCAAGGACGGCGTGAGCGACCCGGGCAACCAGTACGGCTACCGCATGACCGACGTCGGTGACGGAGACATCGACTACCAGCGGTTCATCTCCGGTGTCACCCGGCTGCGTGGCCACCGCCTGGCGCACCACTGGCAGGCCGAGCACGACAACCCGACCGAGTCCTTCACCTTCGCGCGCCGCTCCAGCGAGCACCTCCACTCCCTGCGCGAGAAGTGCTGA
- a CDS encoding OFA family MFS transporter, with amino-acid sequence MTADPIAKNSSSTHPEAAHRPYREVTDPRGRVYRVGETDRDILGHSRKIMVYLPWIAMMAISVFEYAFGSAEDTLSHAHGWTQSNTFWILSVWVFFQAGIAFPAGWLRERGILTARKAMYIGSGLCALGFLALSHLGNVWLAILGFGVVGGIGAGLVYATCINMVGKWFPERRGARTGFVNGGFAYGSLPFIFIFNYGFDTANYHRVLDLIGCYIMIVVLASAFFFKDPPKNWWPADIDPLTFAGNEENATSLTKNPPAVKQYTPKEAVRTGMLPLMWLSIVLTAGVSIFGISFQVDFAKEVGFGPLVAASSMGVMAVINGIGRGVVGWLSDKWGRKPTLVFVIVVLGLAQFGVIWAGDTKSEALFLFFAFLSGFGGGAFYPLFAALTPDYFGENYNASNYGLVYSGKLVSGLFGGGLGSMVVAAWGYDGAYALAGAVSMVAAVIALLLRQPGRTTAARTAESQPAG; translated from the coding sequence ATGACGGCAGATCCCATCGCGAAGAACAGCTCGTCGACCCACCCCGAAGCCGCGCACCGTCCCTACCGAGAGGTGACCGACCCGCGCGGTCGCGTCTACCGCGTGGGCGAGACCGACCGGGACATCCTCGGTCACTCCCGCAAGATCATGGTGTACCTGCCATGGATCGCCATGATGGCCATCAGCGTCTTCGAGTACGCGTTCGGCTCGGCGGAGGACACCCTGTCCCACGCGCACGGCTGGACGCAGAGCAACACCTTCTGGATCCTCAGCGTCTGGGTCTTCTTCCAGGCCGGCATCGCCTTCCCCGCGGGCTGGCTGAGGGAGAGGGGCATCCTGACGGCCCGTAAGGCCATGTACATCGGCTCGGGCCTGTGCGCCCTCGGATTCCTCGCCCTGTCGCACCTGGGCAACGTCTGGCTGGCGATCCTCGGCTTCGGCGTCGTCGGAGGCATCGGCGCCGGCCTGGTCTACGCGACCTGCATCAACATGGTCGGCAAGTGGTTCCCCGAACGCCGGGGAGCGAGAACGGGGTTCGTCAACGGCGGATTCGCGTACGGATCACTGCCGTTCATCTTCATCTTCAACTACGGCTTCGACACCGCGAACTACCACCGGGTCCTGGACCTGATCGGCTGCTACATCATGATCGTGGTCCTGGCGTCCGCCTTCTTCTTCAAGGATCCCCCGAAGAACTGGTGGCCCGCGGACATCGATCCGCTGACGTTCGCCGGCAACGAGGAGAACGCCACGAGCCTCACCAAGAACCCTCCCGCGGTGAAGCAGTACACGCCCAAGGAAGCCGTCAGGACCGGCATGCTCCCCCTGATGTGGCTCTCCATCGTGCTGACCGCCGGCGTGTCGATCTTCGGAATATCCTTCCAGGTCGACTTCGCCAAGGAGGTGGGTTTCGGTCCGCTGGTGGCCGCCTCGTCCATGGGTGTCATGGCCGTCATCAACGGCATCGGCCGCGGTGTCGTGGGCTGGCTGTCCGACAAATGGGGCCGCAAGCCCACCCTGGTGTTCGTCATCGTCGTCCTGGGCCTGGCCCAGTTCGGGGTGATCTGGGCGGGCGACACGAAGAGCGAGGCACTGTTCCTGTTCTTCGCCTTCCTCTCCGGCTTCGGCGGCGGCGCGTTCTACCCGCTGTTCGCGGCGCTCACCCCGGACTACTTCGGGGAGAACTACAACGCCTCCAACTACGGGCTGGTGTACAGCGGCAAGCTGGTCAGCGGTCTGTTCGGTGGCGGCCTCGGCTCCATGGTGGTCGCGGCCTGGGGTTATGACGGCGCGTACGCCCTGGCCGGCGCGGTCTCCATGGTGGCGGCGGTGATCGCCCTGCTGCTACGGCAGCCGGGTCGCACGACGGCTGCCCGGACCGCGGAGTCGCAGCCAGCCGGGTGA